Below is a window of Pseudomonas eucalypticola DNA.
GGCCACTTCGCGCAGGCTGATGCTACCGAATCCGCGCCCCGCGTCGATCAACTGCCGGGCGGCGTTGAGGAGGGCGTGGCGGGTCTGCTGTTTCTGTTCGGCGCGGGCAAGCATGGTGCGGAATTCTTTGAAGGGCAGCGCAGCACTCTAGCAAATCGGCGGAAAAATCAAAGCCCGGCGCAGGGTCCGGGCTTTTTTCAGGGCGGCCAAGGCTTAGCTGGCGCGGTTCAGGGTGCGGTCGGAACCGTCTTGTGCCACTTGCAGCATAGTGCTGTTCGAAGAAGCCTGGCTGACGCGGTTCAAGGTGCGATCCGAACCGTCCTGAGCAACGCGGTTCAGGGTACGGTCGGAGCCGTCCTGGGCAACGCGGTTCAGGGTGCGGTCGGAACCGTCTTGAGCGACGCGGTTCAGGGTACGGTCGGAACCGTCTTGAGCGACGCGGTTCAGGGTACGGTCCGAGCCATCCTGGGCGACCATCACGGCAGCGCTGTGCTGGGTGATAGCAGGTTGAACATTACCCGCGGCGAATACGTTGGCGGCCAGTACGGAAAGGGTCAGGGTCAGCAGCAATTGGCGTTTCATGGTTTGGCGCTCCTTTGGAGGGCTGAAAAGTGGGTACGAAGCCAATGCTACTCTTGAGAATTAGATATAAAAGTTCATATAGGCAATGGTAAGAATCAACCAAATTGATTGTTCATCCGCAGGCTTGTAAATCAACGCCTTAGGGCGGTTTCAGGTGCACCATGCCAGGGATTTTTCGCCGGCTGTGCGCTGTTGTGGAACCTACCCGCCGATGCATGGGCCGGCCGATTTCACAAATCGGGTTAAACCCATGGCCGCTTTGCCAGTCCTAGAAGGTAATGCTGTAACCGAGCGCCCCGCCGCAGGCGGCCCCGCTGTCATTTGGAGATTCGTGCATGACGCGCCCTCGCAAGATCCTGGCCTGGATAGTTGGCACCCTGGTGGTGCTGATCGCCGTATTAGTGGTGGTCATCGCCACTTTTGACTGGAACCGCGTGAAGCCGACGCTCAATGCCAAGGTGTCGGAGGCCTTGCACAGGCCGTTCGCCATTAATGGCAACCTTGACGTACTGTGGGCCCGCGAGCCCCAGGAAGGCGGCTGGCGGGCATGGGTGCCATGGCCCCATTTCGTTGCTGAAGACCTGACCCTGGGCAACCCGGAGTGGTCCAAGGAACCACAAATGGTTGGCCTCAAGCGCGTGGAGTTCCGCCTGTCGCCATTGCCGCTGCTGGCCGAGCGCATCGTCATCCCGCGTATCGACCTGACCCAGCCGGACGCCAACCTGCAGCGCCTGGCTGACGGCCGCGCCAACTGGACTTTCGACTTCGGCCCTAAAGACCCTGACGCCGAGCCGTCGAAATGGGTCATGGACATTGGAGCCATCGGTTTCGACAAGGGCCATGTGGTGTATGACGACGTGACCCTCAAGGCCCACGCCGACGTGCTGATCGACCCCCTGGGCAAGCCCATTCCGTTCAGCGATATCGTTGGCAGCGGCGCGGCGAAGAAGGTGACCGACCAGGGCGCGACTGCCCAGGACTACGCTTTCGGGTTCAAGGTAACGGGCCGATACAAAGATCAGCCCGTCAACGGCACCGGCAAGATCGGCGGACTGCTGGCCTTGCAGGACGCTGCGCAACCCTTTCCGGTGCAGGCAGATGTGCGCATCGCCGACACCCATGTCGCCGTTGCCGGTACGCTGACCGACCCGCGCAACCTGGGGGCCCTGGACCTGCGCCTCAAGCTCGAAGGTGCCAGCCTGAGCAAGCTCTACCCGCTGACCGGCGTGACGCTTCCCGACTCGCCGCCGTACTCCACCGACGGCCACCTGCAAGCCAAACTGCATGAGCCTACGGGCGCGAGCTTCGAATACCAGAGCTTCAACGGCAAGATCGGCAACAGCGACATCCACGGTGACCTGGCCTTCGTTGCCAGCCAGCCGCGGCCCAAGCTCAGCGGTAAGCTAGTATCCAACCAACTGCTGTTCACTGACCTTGCGCCATTGATCGGCGCCGACTCGAACGCCAAGCAGGCGGCCCGCGGCAGTGAAAGCAAGCAGCCGGCCGGCAAGGTGCTGCCGGTCGAGGAGTTCCGCACTGACCGTTGGCGCGCCATGGACGCCGATGTGGAATTCACCGGCAAGAAAATCGTGCAGAGCAAGGACCTGCCGTTCACCGACCTGTACACCCATGTGGTACTCAACGATGGGCAACTGAACCTGGAACCGCTGCGTTTCGGTGTTGCCGGCGGCAACCTGGATGCGCAGATCGGTCTCAATGGCCGCACCACGCCCCTGCAGGGCCATGCCAAGCTGACCGCGCGGGGCTTCAAGCTCAAGCAGTTGTTCCCGACCTTCGAACCGATGAAAACCAGTTTTGGCCAACTCAACGGCGATGCCGACATCAGTGGTACTGGCAACTCGGTGTCCGCACTGTTGGGCAGCTCCAACGGTAACCTGAAGCTCCTGATCAACGACGGCGCCATCAGCCGTGGCCTGATGGAGATTGCCGGCCTCAACGTGGGCAACTACGTGGTGGGCAAGATCTTTGGCGACAACGACGTGAAGATCAACTGCGCTGCCGCCGACCTGGGCATCAAGGACGGCCTGGCTACGCCGCGCTTGATTGTGTTCGATACCGAGAACGCGATCATTTATGTGGACGGCACCGTCAACTTCAAGACCGAGCAGCTGGACTTGAAGATCAACCCCGAGTCCAAGGGTTTCCGCCTGCTGTCGCTGCGTTCGCCGCTTTACGTGCGTGGCCCGTTCGCCAAGCCCAGCGCCGGGGTGCAGGCGGTGCCGTTGCTGCTGCGTGGGGCCGGCATGGTTGCCCTGGGCGTGGTAGCGGCGCCGGCAGCCGGGCTGTTGGCGCTGGTGGCGCCCAGTGGTGGCGAGCCCAATCAGTGCACGCCGTTGCTGGAACAAATGAAGGCAGGCAAGGCGCCGAAGACGGTCCAGAGCACACATTGATCGCATAAGCCCCACCGTGCCCCGTTCCCCGCAGAGTCGGTAGCCGCGCCTCTGTGGGACCGGGCGAAGCTCGGGAACCAGGCACCACTATTTCAAGATTTCAAGGCAAAAAAAGGACCGGTTTCCCGGCCCCTTGGTATCACGAAAAGCCTTACAGCCCTTCGAGGATATCCGCCATGTCGTCGGCGTGTTCTTCTTCCTGGGCCAAAATGTCTTCGAATACTCGGCGGGTGGTAGGGTCCTTGTCGCCGATGTACTGGATGATCTCGCGATAGCTGTCGATGGCGATGCGCTCGGCCACCAGGTCTTCGTAGACCATTTCCTTCAGGGTGCTGCCCGGCTTGTATTCGGCATGGGAACGGCCGCTGAGGCTGTCAGGGTTGAAGTCCGGCTCACCGCCCAGTTGCACGATGCGTTCAGCCAGCTTGTCGGCATGTTCGGCTTCCTGGGTGGCGTGCTCCAGGAATTCCGAGGCCGCTACCTGGGCCTTGACGCCCTTGGCCATGTAGTAATGGCGTTTGTAGCGCAGCACGCACACCAGCTCCGTGGCCAGCGAGTCGTTGAGCAGGCGGATGACTTCCTCGCGGTCGCCTTCATAGCCTTCGGTCACTGCGCCGTTGTCCACGTTCTGGCGAGCGCGATCACGCAGGGTGTTCTTGTCGATCGTTGCAATACTCATGGCAATCTCCAGGCTATTCGGTACGGTTGGGGCCGTCGGGCTCTATCGCCCCCCGTCAACTGGGGGCCCGGCCCGATCGGTTCAGAGGTTGTGAGTGCGCGGCAGGCCGGAAAGTTTTATCGGGCTTGCTGCGCACCGACGTCAGGGCATGGCCTTGACGTTGGCCTTGCGCTGGTCGCAGGTCATGAAGCCCTTGCTGTCCACATGGCCGCTGGCGTCAAAGCTGACGTAGTAGGCCTGTTGCTTGCCATCGGTATTGAGCACGTAGTTGTTGCAGGTGCCGGCGGTGGTCTTGCCATTGCCGTCGACCACCGAAGACGGTGTGCCGCCAATGGCGATGACCTGTTGCATGGTCATGCCGTTATCCACTTGCTTGACCAGCGGTTCATTGCGATAGGTGACGAAGTCCACCGGGTTTTCGACCTTGGTGTTGGCGCAGCCAGCCAGCGAAGCCAGTACGCACGCAGCGGCCAGGGTTTGCTTGTACATAGGTGTCGCTCCTTCGAATGAGCCAATAGTGGCCCCGTAATACTTTGAGCAACGGCGTTGTCCGAAGGTTCGATGTCAGTGCGCTAGTATTGAAGTTTGTCCACAGGATCTTTCCCATGTCGCAGCCCGGTGCCACGCGCTACCCCCTTGTCCTTGTGCCCGGCATGCTCGGTTTCGTACGCCTGGTGCTGTATCCCTACTGGTTCGGTATCGTGCGCGCCTTGCGCCGGGGCGGGGCGCAGGTGTTTCCCATCCAGGTCTCGCCCCTCAATGGCACCGAAGTCCGGGGCGAGCAACTGTTGCAGATCATCCAGCGTATCCGCCATGAGACCGGCGCCGCCAAGGTCA
It encodes the following:
- a CDS encoding AsmA family protein, whose product is MTRPRKILAWIVGTLVVLIAVLVVVIATFDWNRVKPTLNAKVSEALHRPFAINGNLDVLWAREPQEGGWRAWVPWPHFVAEDLTLGNPEWSKEPQMVGLKRVEFRLSPLPLLAERIVIPRIDLTQPDANLQRLADGRANWTFDFGPKDPDAEPSKWVMDIGAIGFDKGHVVYDDVTLKAHADVLIDPLGKPIPFSDIVGSGAAKKVTDQGATAQDYAFGFKVTGRYKDQPVNGTGKIGGLLALQDAAQPFPVQADVRIADTHVAVAGTLTDPRNLGALDLRLKLEGASLSKLYPLTGVTLPDSPPYSTDGHLQAKLHEPTGASFEYQSFNGKIGNSDIHGDLAFVASQPRPKLSGKLVSNQLLFTDLAPLIGADSNAKQAARGSESKQPAGKVLPVEEFRTDRWRAMDADVEFTGKKIVQSKDLPFTDLYTHVVLNDGQLNLEPLRFGVAGGNLDAQIGLNGRTTPLQGHAKLTARGFKLKQLFPTFEPMKTSFGQLNGDADISGTGNSVSALLGSSNGNLKLLINDGAISRGLMEIAGLNVGNYVVGKIFGDNDVKINCAAADLGIKDGLATPRLIVFDTENAIIYVDGTVNFKTEQLDLKINPESKGFRLLSLRSPLYVRGPFAKPSAGVQAVPLLLRGAGMVALGVVAAPAAGLLALVAPSGGEPNQCTPLLEQMKAGKAPKTVQSTH
- a CDS encoding ferritin-like domain-containing protein, coding for MSIATIDKNTLRDRARQNVDNGAVTEGYEGDREEVIRLLNDSLATELVCVLRYKRHYYMAKGVKAQVAASEFLEHATQEAEHADKLAERIVQLGGEPDFNPDSLSGRSHAEYKPGSTLKEMVYEDLVAERIAIDSYREIIQYIGDKDPTTRRVFEDILAQEEEHADDMADILEGL
- the osmE gene encoding osmotically-inducible lipoprotein OsmE gives rise to the protein MYKQTLAAACVLASLAGCANTKVENPVDFVTYRNEPLVKQVDNGMTMQQVIAIGGTPSSVVDGNGKTTAGTCNNYVLNTDGKQQAYYVSFDASGHVDSKGFMTCDQRKANVKAMP